DNA sequence from the Chryseobacterium indicum genome:
CTCCGTCGGAAGGATATTTCATTGTTTGCGCCATATCATAGATTGGCTTTGTAACTGTATCTACAGCGGGTTTTGTAATGCTGTCCTGTGATGCAATAGTTACATCTCCACCTCCTTTAATTTTTTCAGGATCCTGTAATTGTTTCTCTAAAAATGAAGCGAAGAAAGGCTTCTTTTTTGAATCTTTGTTTTTCATAGTTGTTTATTTTGGGTATTTTTATGGCTATTCAATTCCCGGAGGATTACCCGGATTAAATCCTCCCTCGTCACTGTCTGAAGGATATTTCAGTGTGACAGGAGTATCTGTAATCGGTGTTGTGGTTACTGGTCCGTCCAGCGTTTTTAAAGTAAAAACAGAATCTTTTGCGGGTAACGTAACAGAATCATCCATTAATCCTGTTATTATTCCGCCACCGCCCTGAACTTCTTCAGGATTCTGAATCTGCTTCTCTAAAAACGAAGCAAAAAACGGTTTTTTCTTATCGCTTCTTTTCATAATGTCTGTGATTAGAGTTTATACAGTTAAATCATTTTTTAGATTTCTGTACCCCCTTCATCACTGTCTGAAGGATACTTCATGGTAACATTATCATTGGAAGGTTTTGTAACGCTGTCCTGAAGTGCTGTTGTAACATTATCTCTCAATGGAGCTGTCGCAACAGTTTCAGATCCTCCTTTGATTTTTTCCGGTTCTGTGATCTGTCTTTCTAAAAATGATGCAAAAAACGGCTTTTTGTTTTTCTTATTTTCCATGATATTAATATTTAGTGATTTAGCTTCGACTAAAATATTAAAAAATATCACACAAAGTAGAATAAATTTATATTTTAAGAAAATTTTAACAAATAACCCTCAATAAACGCATTATGTTACACAATATTCAAAAATTCTTTTACAATTTTAGCAAAATCTACAGGATTTTCAGCCTGAACCCAATGTCCTGCATTTTTAACTGTTGAAAACTGAGCTTTGGGAAACTGCTGTTT
Encoded proteins:
- a CDS encoding microviridin/marinostatin family tricyclic proteinase inhibitor, with protein sequence MKRSDKKKPFFASFLEKQIQNPEEVQGGGGIITGLMDDSVTLPAKDSVFTLKTLDGPVTTTPITDTPVTLKYPSDSDEGGFNPGNPPGIE
- a CDS encoding microviridin/marinostatin family tricyclic proteinase inhibitor, producing the protein MKNKDSKKKPFFASFLEKQLQDPEKIKGGGDVTIASQDSITKPAVDTVTKPIYDMAQTMKYPSDGDDDSPSV
- a CDS encoding microviridin/marinostatin family tricyclic proteinase inhibitor — its product is MENKKNKKPFFASFLERQITEPEKIKGGSETVATAPLRDNVTTALQDSVTKPSNDNVTMKYPSDSDEGGTEI